A single genomic interval of Adhaeribacter pallidiroseus harbors:
- a CDS encoding DUF7149 domain-containing protein — translation MIPAPLYTIKQSLNKAFRLLKPKRASIEAFKLNLVHLLLQIIQDESEAELKAYVSCILSGIFPEPEYQKPENNSSPVCYAHAPELREEFIDPILPNTKAPIYLQVNPPASTSGIKSLTANAHLKQVLQITKTCVWQILSTKQLNLEADTTALEKQINELVYQLYELTPEEIALVEGS, via the coding sequence ATGATTCCTGCGCCGTTGTACACCATTAAACAAAGCTTGAACAAAGCCTTCCGCCTCCTAAAACCCAAACGCGCCAGCATCGAAGCGTTTAAGTTAAATCTGGTCCATTTACTCTTACAAATAATTCAGGATGAAAGCGAAGCCGAGTTGAAAGCCTATGTAAGTTGTATTTTGAGTGGCATTTTCCCCGAACCTGAATACCAGAAACCGGAAAACAATAGTAGCCCGGTTTGTTACGCGCATGCTCCTGAATTGCGGGAAGAATTTATTGACCCTATACTACCGAATACAAAAGCACCTATATATTTACAAGTCAATCCTCCGGCCAGTACTTCCGGGATAAAGAGCCTGACGGCAAATGCTCACTTGAAGCAAGTTTTGCAAATTACTAAAACTTGTGTTTGGCAAATCCTATCCACCAAACAGCTCAACCTAGAAGCCGATACTACTGCTCTGGAAAAGCAAATAAATGAACTGGTATACCAACTTTATGAGCTTACGCCGGAAGAGATTGCGCTAGTGGAGGGGAGTTAA
- a CDS encoding ABC transporter permease encodes MFRHSLLLIYRNFLRFKSTFFINLIGLSSGLACALAIYLWVYDELHFDKFHAKDEQLFRVMENWQEPGGITTKPTTPHQLAAALVAEMPEVEYATTVTPPAFFPKFTLAYNNHNIRATGKFVGKDFFKIFSFPLTQGDKNQVLTDRNSLVISESMAQRLFGTTRNVIGKAVEWETMGIQKPVHVSGIFKDVPANSSEEFDFVLAFEAFEKDVMNMGVDWDMPEPFYTYLTLKPDADVKQFNQKIAGYLQSKSSKAQHRTLFLEPYSSNYLYGKYENGVSVGTRLEYVKLFSLIALFILVMACINFMNLSTAKASRRLKEVGIKKTFGASRQLLIWQYLGEALLLTSLSLLLAIGLVVLFLPQFNQITGKQLTLHFDVTLILTVLGISVLTGIIAGSYPALYLSGFNPVAILKGKFNRSGGEVWARKGLVVFQFALSIVFMVAVLVVYQQIQYVQNKNLGYDKDQLITFEVEGKITPTDVATFLTELKKIPGVVNASSKLDKFIGGFSGPNGIKSNLVTIEDKQIPMNEIRINYDMIETLGIPVVAGRTFSKEFGTDTKKKVVNQAFVNALGLKEPVGKIVKEQNGLEFEIIGVVKDFHYESLHEKVVPLLFTLEPETATVVLAKLAAGQEQETISQIQQFYREFNPGFVFDFQFLDEDYQAQYVAEQRVAALSRYFAGLAILISCLGLFGLAAFTAERRRKEIGVRKVLGASAFSIVYLLSGEFTKLVVTAIVIALPVSYLIVKHWLNSFAYQITLEPWYFIGAGLLALVVAWLTVGLQAVKAAKINPVHCLRDE; translated from the coding sequence AACTTTCTCCGGTTTAAAAGTACTTTTTTCATTAATTTAATTGGCCTCTCCAGCGGGTTAGCTTGTGCTTTGGCCATTTACCTGTGGGTGTACGATGAACTGCATTTTGATAAATTTCACGCGAAAGACGAGCAGTTGTTCCGGGTGATGGAGAACTGGCAGGAACCGGGCGGCATTACTACCAAACCGACCACTCCGCACCAGTTAGCCGCGGCTTTAGTAGCCGAAATGCCGGAAGTGGAATACGCCACTACCGTTACGCCGCCAGCTTTTTTTCCAAAATTCACTTTAGCTTACAACAACCATAACATCCGGGCCACCGGAAAATTTGTCGGGAAAGATTTTTTTAAAATTTTTTCTTTTCCGCTCACGCAAGGAGATAAAAACCAGGTGCTGACCGATAGAAATTCCCTGGTTATTTCGGAATCCATGGCCCAACGGTTATTTGGTACTACCCGGAATGTGATTGGCAAGGCAGTAGAATGGGAAACCATGGGCATTCAAAAACCGGTGCACGTTTCCGGTATTTTCAAGGACGTGCCCGCTAACTCTTCCGAAGAATTTGATTTTGTTTTAGCGTTTGAGGCTTTTGAAAAAGACGTAATGAACATGGGCGTAGACTGGGACATGCCGGAGCCTTTTTACACTTACCTAACTTTAAAGCCAGATGCCGACGTAAAACAGTTTAATCAAAAAATAGCGGGTTATCTGCAAAGTAAAAGCAGTAAAGCCCAACACCGCACTTTGTTCCTGGAGCCCTATTCCAGCAATTATTTGTATGGCAAATACGAAAATGGCGTCTCCGTTGGCACCCGCCTGGAGTACGTGAAGCTGTTTTCGCTAATCGCGCTTTTTATTCTGGTAATGGCCTGTATTAATTTCATGAATTTATCTACGGCCAAGGCTTCCCGGCGCTTAAAAGAAGTAGGCATTAAAAAAACTTTTGGCGCCAGCCGCCAGCTATTAATCTGGCAATATTTGGGAGAGGCGTTATTACTCACCAGTTTATCACTTTTGCTGGCTATAGGGCTCGTCGTGCTTTTTCTGCCGCAATTCAACCAGATTACCGGCAAACAGCTCACGTTGCATTTCGATGTTACGCTTATTTTAACCGTGCTGGGTATTTCGGTATTAACCGGCATTATCGCGGGGAGCTACCCGGCTTTGTATTTGTCGGGCTTTAATCCGGTGGCTATTCTTAAAGGTAAATTCAATCGTTCCGGAGGCGAGGTTTGGGCCCGCAAAGGGTTAGTGGTGTTTCAGTTTGCGCTGTCTATTGTATTTATGGTGGCGGTGCTGGTGGTGTATCAGCAAATCCAATATGTGCAAAACAAAAACCTGGGCTACGACAAAGACCAGCTGATTACATTTGAGGTAGAGGGCAAAATAACCCCTACTGACGTGGCAACCTTTCTGACGGAACTCAAGAAAATACCGGGAGTAGTAAATGCTTCCAGTAAGTTAGATAAGTTTATCGGCGGTTTCAGCGGCCCTAACGGCATCAAGAGTAATCTGGTTACGATAGAAGATAAACAAATACCCATGAACGAGATCCGGATAAACTACGATATGATTGAAACCCTGGGTATACCGGTGGTGGCTGGCCGAACTTTTTCCAAAGAGTTTGGCACCGATACCAAAAAGAAAGTAGTAAATCAAGCCTTCGTAAATGCTTTGGGTTTAAAAGAGCCGGTGGGTAAAATAGTGAAAGAACAGAACGGGCTGGAATTTGAAATTATTGGCGTAGTGAAAGATTTTCATTATGAATCGCTGCACGAAAAAGTAGTACCGCTGCTATTTACCTTAGAACCAGAAACTGCCACCGTAGTGCTGGCCAAACTAGCCGCCGGCCAGGAGCAAGAAACCATTTCCCAAATCCAACAATTCTACCGGGAGTTTAACCCGGGCTTTGTTTTCGATTTTCAATTTCTGGATGAGGATTACCAGGCGCAATACGTAGCCGAACAGCGTGTAGCGGCCTTATCCCGTTACTTTGCCGGTTTGGCTATTCTCATCTCGTGCCTGGGCTTGTTTGGCTTAGCCGCTTTTACCGCCGAACGCCGGCGCAAAGAAATCGGCGTACGCAAAGTTTTAGGCGCCAGTGCGTTTAGTATTGTGTATCTTTTATCCGGTGAGTTTACTAAACTGGTAGTAACTGCCATTGTTATTGCCCTGCCGGTAAGTTATTTAATCGTGAAACACTGGCTAAACAGTTTCGCTTACCAGATTACCTTAGAACCCTGGTACTTTATAGGTGCCGGTTTATTAGCCTTAGTAGTAGCTTGGTTAACCGTAGGCCTGCAAGCCGTTAAAGCCGCCAAAATTAACCCGGTACATTGCCTGCGCGACGAGTAA
- a CDS encoding Dabb family protein, whose amino-acid sequence MRIIGMSIAFSALLLQGCNQPASTSATNPANSFFGLPPEARIQRIVCFKFKANTTPAAIQQHMRGFAGLKDSISYILSYQAGPTVYGDLTDKPEYDVMHYCTYRNEAEIKLYSVHPVHQRFIKQNKEIWEKVLVINSQVRP is encoded by the coding sequence ATGAGAATAATAGGAATGAGTATTGCTTTCAGTGCGCTTCTGCTCCAGGGATGTAACCAACCGGCATCTACTTCCGCCACCAATCCGGCAAATTCTTTCTTCGGTTTACCACCTGAAGCCCGTATTCAGCGCATTGTTTGTTTTAAATTTAAAGCCAATACTACCCCGGCAGCTATCCAACAGCACATGCGGGGCTTTGCCGGTTTAAAAGACAGCATCTCTTACATTCTGTCTTACCAGGCTGGCCCTACCGTTTACGGCGACCTGACCGATAAGCCGGAATATGATGTGATGCATTACTGCACCTATCGCAACGAAGCAGAAATAAAGCTTTATTCGGTTCATCCAGTGCACCAGCGTTTTATAAAACAAAATAAAGAAATTTGGGAAAAAGTATTGGTTATTAATTCCCAGGTTCGGCCTTAA